Proteins from a single region of Clostridia bacterium:
- a CDS encoding rRNA pseudouridine synthase, whose product MVRLQKFISECGYTSRRKAEEMILNKRVKVNGVIAELGVKVDELTDRVEIDGKLIKKEDEKVYIMINKPTGYLSSVSDDRGRKTVVDLLNIKERVFPVGRLDYDTEGLLILTNDGEFTYKVTHPKFEITKTYVATLNKNLIKEDKQKLLDGVTIEDYIAIASVIEEINEEKKEVLITISQGKNRQVRKMFESVGYKVLKLKRISIGNLMLGSLKRGEWKKLSQKELDRIFSEKCKKNY is encoded by the coding sequence ATGGTAAGACTACAAAAGTTTATAAGTGAATGTGGATATACATCAAGGCGAAAGGCAGAAGAGATGATTCTTAATAAAAGGGTAAAGGTAAATGGTGTCATTGCCGAACTTGGTGTTAAAGTTGATGAACTTACAGACAGGGTTGAAATTGACGGGAAACTTATAAAAAAAGAAGATGAAAAAGTATATATAATGATAAATAAGCCGACAGGATATCTATCTTCCGTATCTGACGACAGGGGAAGAAAAACTGTGGTTGACCTTCTTAATATTAAAGAAAGAGTTTTCCCTGTGGGGAGGCTTGATTATGATACAGAAGGGCTTTTGATTTTAACTAATGACGGAGAATTTACCTATAAAGTAACTCATCCGAAGTTTGAAATAACAAAAACATATGTTGCAACTTTAAATAAAAATTTAATTAAAGAGGATAAACAAAAACTTTTAGACGGTGTTACAATAGAAGACTACATTGCAATAGCAAGTGTTATAGAAGAAATAAATGAAGAGAAAAAGGAAGTTCTTATAACAATATCTCAGGGTAAAAACAGACAGGTAAGAAAAATGTTTGAATCGGTTGGATATAAAGTTTTAAAACTTAAGCGAATAAGCATAGGAAACCTTATGCTCGGCAGTTTGAAAAGGGGAGAATGGAAGAAACTTTCCCAAAAAGAATTAGATAGAATTTTTAGCGAAAAATGTAAAAAAAACTATTGA
- a CDS encoding sodium ion-translocating decarboxylase subunit beta yields the protein MIVISCVLLYLAIVKEFEPMLLLPIAFGMLLTNIPNSGVYHPEFFQLQENGASMVPFSQIIKSGGIFDYLYLGVKFGIFPPLIFMGVGAMTDFGPLISNPKILFLGAAAQLGVFVTFFGSLLLGFTVEEASSIGIIGGADGPTAIFVTKTLAPHLLSAIAVAAYSYMALIPIIQPPIMKALTTKKEREIVMSQLRPVSKTEKIIFPILVTIVIALVLPDATALVGMLMLGNLMKESGVVERLSKTAQNELMNIVTICLGVSVGATAVAENFLSLNTIKIIVMGLVAFGISTAGGLLLGKLMCKLSGGKINPLIGSAGVSAVPMAARMSQKVGQEANPKNFLLMHAMGPNVAGVIGSAVAAGVFLAMYK from the coding sequence ATGATTGTTATATCATGCGTTCTTTTATATCTTGCTATTGTAAAAGAGTTTGAACCTATGCTTTTATTACCGATTGCATTCGGTATGCTTCTTACAAATATTCCAAATTCAGGTGTATATCATCCGGAATTTTTCCAGTTGCAGGAAAACGGTGCGTCAATGGTTCCGTTCTCTCAGATAATAAAGAGCGGTGGAATATTTGACTATTTGTATCTTGGGGTTAAGTTTGGTATATTTCCGCCTCTTATCTTTATGGGTGTTGGCGCAATGACAGACTTTGGTCCGCTTATTTCAAATCCTAAGATTTTATTCTTAGGCGCTGCGGCTCAGCTTGGTGTTTTCGTAACATTCTTTGGCTCATTACTGTTAGGCTTTACCGTAGAAGAAGCATCATCTATCGGTATTATCGGTGGTGCTGACGGTCCTACTGCGATTTTTGTAACCAAAACTTTAGCACCACACCTATTGTCTGCTATTGCTGTTGCTGCTTATTCATATATGGCGCTTATTCCTATTATTCAACCGCCTATTATGAAAGCGCTTACAACCAAAAAGGAAAGAGAAATTGTTATGAGTCAGTTAAGACCTGTATCAAAAACAGAAAAAATTATCTTCCCTATATTGGTAACAATAGTTATTGCACTTGTATTACCAGATGCTACAGCACTTGTTGGTATGCTTATGCTTGGTAACTTAATGAAAGAATCAGGAGTAGTTGAAAGATTATCTAAAACTGCTCAGAACGAACTTATGAATATTGTAACAATCTGCTTAGGCGTAAGCGTTGGTGCAACTGCAGTTGCAGAAAATTTCTTAAGTTTAAATACAATTAAAATTATAGTAATGGGACTTGTTGCATTCGGTATCAGTACAGCAGGTGGATTACTTCTTGGTAAACTTATGTGTAAATTATCAGGAGGAAAAATCAATCCTCTTATCGGTTCTGCAGGTGTATCTGCTGTTCCTATGGCTGCTCGTATGTCTCAGAAAGTTGGTCAGGAAGCAAATCCTAAAAACTTCCTTTTAATGCACGCTATGGGCCCTAATGTTGCAGGTGTTATCGGTTCTGCAGTTGCTGCAGGTGTATTCCTTGCAATGTATAAATAA
- the scpB gene encoding SMC-Scp complex subunit ScpB — translation MLGMEDKELYNSIEALLFVAGDPVSTDKLAEALGIPMDELEAFMPKMLDEYNYERRGIKLIKLENSYQLTTRSEYFDAVVRMVTHKQKQVLSPATLEVLSIISYNQPITKAAIEKVRGVDSSHSLAKLLERELIEQRGRLNAPGRPVLYGTTDEFLRCFGLTSLDEMPNLNDDLSELGMETDPNKDNVTFDELEKRMEDGEYEEVTDPSFI, via the coding sequence ATGTTAGGAATGGAAGATAAAGAGTTATATAACTCTATTGAGGCTCTTTTATTCGTTGCGGGAGACCCTGTATCAACAGATAAACTTGCAGAGGCTCTTGGAATTCCAATGGACGAATTAGAAGCCTTTATGCCTAAAATGCTTGACGAATACAATTATGAAAGAAGAGGCATAAAACTTATAAAACTCGAAAATTCTTATCAGCTTACAACCCGTTCGGAGTATTTTGATGCTGTTGTAAGAATGGTAACCCATAAACAAAAGCAGGTGTTATCTCCTGCGACTTTAGAAGTTCTCTCTATAATTTCATATAATCAGCCTATTACAAAAGCGGCTATTGAAAAGGTAAGAGGGGTAGACTCTTCTCACTCTCTTGCAAAACTTTTAGAAAGAGAACTTATCGAGCAAAGAGGAAGACTCAATGCACCGGGCAGACCTGTTTTATACGGTACAACAGACGAATTTTTAAGATGCTTTGGTCTGACTTCTTTAGATGAAATGCCAAATCTTAATGATGACTTATCCGAACTTGGAATGGAAACTGACCCTAATAAAGATAATGTTACATTTGATGAACTTGAGAAAAGAATGGAAGACGGAGAGTATGAAGAAGTAACTGATCCGTCATTTATATAA
- a CDS encoding methylmalonyl-CoA carboxyltransferase: protein MDNLEKLKLFREMAENKKTASGSVSGKKSAKERLEMLFDDGTFIETDSFLKSRNVLTGETNYADGVIAGYGTVMGKLVYAYAQDFGVLNGSISEMNCKKIAKVYDAALKTGAPIVSVIDCGGIRLDDGLDALCSYNEVMKKAVDASGLVPQISVVLGVCAGSMTFIPAISDFSFIVDKQSEMYITSKEVLKGVNNEDNVDFASASFNGANGSCEFVAKSEEDAFLNLKKLLGLLPSNNFEQAEITDTSDDFNRATPDIINIIPSDDKSEYDVKDIIKSVADNFDFMEVSETYAKNMVTGFIKLGGITVGVVANQPNEKGGVIDNLGAKKAADFITKCDSFNIPVLSFTDSEGFELSLEDEKWGMIKDVAKLGYAFASSTVAKVNVVLRKAYGAAYLYMNSKQMGADLSYALPTAVITAATPEVALNMLYADEIKKYDDPKAGRIEIMNKYKDEVASPYEAAKRGYIDDVVDPEYLRPVLVSAFDVLLTKREDIIDKKHGNMPL from the coding sequence ATGGATAATCTTGAAAAACTAAAACTCTTCCGTGAAATGGCTGAAAATAAGAAAACAGCATCCGGAAGTGTAAGCGGGAAAAAATCCGCAAAAGAAAGATTGGAAATGTTATTTGATGACGGTACATTTATCGAAACAGATTCATTCTTAAAAAGCAGAAATGTTCTGACAGGTGAAACTAACTATGCTGACGGTGTTATTGCCGGTTACGGTACAGTTATGGGTAAACTTGTTTACGCATACGCTCAGGACTTTGGTGTTCTTAACGGTTCCATCAGCGAAATGAACTGTAAAAAAATTGCAAAAGTATATGACGCAGCTCTTAAAACAGGTGCACCTATCGTGTCTGTTATTGATTGCGGAGGTATAAGATTAGATGACGGTCTTGACGCGCTTTGTTCATATAACGAAGTTATGAAAAAAGCAGTGGACGCATCAGGTCTTGTTCCACAGATTTCAGTTGTTTTAGGTGTATGCGCAGGTAGTATGACATTTATTCCTGCAATTTCAGATTTTTCATTTATAGTAGACAAGCAGTCTGAAATGTACATCACAAGCAAGGAAGTTTTAAAAGGTGTTAACAATGAAGATAATGTAGATTTTGCTTCTGCATCATTTAACGGTGCAAACGGTTCTTGCGAATTTGTTGCAAAAAGCGAAGAAGATGCCTTTTTAAATCTTAAAAAACTATTAGGCCTGCTTCCTTCAAATAATTTTGAACAGGCAGAAATTACAGATACATCTGACGACTTTAACAGAGCAACCCCTGATATTATAAATATTATTCCTTCTGATGACAAATCAGAATACGATGTAAAAGATATTATAAAATCAGTTGCAGATAACTTTGATTTTATGGAAGTGTCTGAAACTTATGCTAAAAATATGGTAACAGGATTTATCAAATTAGGCGGAATTACCGTTGGCGTAGTTGCAAACCAGCCTAACGAAAAGGGCGGAGTAATTGATAATCTTGGTGCTAAAAAAGCAGCAGACTTTATCACAAAATGCGACAGTTTCAATATCCCTGTGCTTTCATTTACTGATTCTGAAGGTTTTGAATTATCTTTAGAAGACGAAAAATGGGGTATGATTAAAGACGTTGCTAAACTTGGTTATGCATTTGCATCATCAACAGTAGCAAAAGTTAATGTAGTATTAAGAAAAGCATATGGCGCAGCATACCTTTATATGAATTCTAAACAAATGGGCGCTGACCTTTCTTATGCGCTTCCAACTGCTGTAATCACAGCAGCAACTCCGGAAGTTGCCCTTAATATGTTATATGCAGACGAAATTAAAAAATATGACGACCCTAAAGCAGGCAGAATAGAAATTATGAATAAATATAAAGATGAAGTTGCATCTCCATACGAAGCTGCTAAACGCGGATATATAGATGATGTAGTTGACCCTGAATATTTAAGACCTGTTTTAGTAAGTGCATTTGATGTTCTGCTTACCAAAAGAGAAGATATTATAGACAAAAAACACGGTAATATGCCGTTATAA
- a CDS encoding segregation/condensation protein A, whose product MEQITFKTHEFEGPLDLLLFLIKANKVNIYDIPIVEISEQYIKYVNEMKEMDLDYTSEFLVMASELLYIKSKMLLPVEKNDDGEVIDPRTELVAKLLEYQKYKELSEFLKEREDIGRFSFVKPRAKVKGIKYNNDDLDVSLVDLVNAFQDVVDRIERKLPPPKTSFVGIVAREEVNLKDRIDIILKHLSKNKKVEFDELFITTCTTRPQIIVTFLGVLELIKLSKITVKKYGDNMYITLKEEK is encoded by the coding sequence ATGGAACAGATTACCTTTAAAACCCATGAATTTGAAGGGCCTCTTGATTTACTGTTGTTTTTAATAAAAGCAAATAAAGTTAACATTTATGATATACCGATTGTGGAAATATCCGAGCAGTATATAAAATATGTTAACGAAATGAAAGAGATGGACCTTGACTATACAAGCGAATTTCTTGTTATGGCAAGTGAACTTTTATATATTAAATCAAAAATGCTTCTTCCTGTTGAAAAAAATGATGACGGTGAGGTAATCGACCCTCGTACAGAACTTGTGGCAAAACTTTTGGAATATCAGAAATACAAAGAACTTTCTGAATTCTTAAAAGAAAGGGAAGATATCGGCAGGTTTTCTTTTGTTAAACCCCGTGCAAAAGTTAAGGGCATTAAATATAATAATGACGATTTGGATGTATCTCTTGTTGACCTTGTCAATGCCTTTCAGGATGTGGTGGACAGAATAGAGAGAAAACTTCCGCCGCCTAAAACATCTTTTGTGGGAATTGTTGCAAGAGAAGAGGTTAATCTTAAAGACAGAATTGATATAATACTTAAACATTTATCAAAAAATAAAAAAGTAGAGTTTGATGAACTCTTTATTACAACCTGCACTACAAGGCCGCAGATAATTGTAACCTTTCTTGGAGTGCTGGAACTTATTAAACTAAGCAAAATTACAGTTAAAAAATACGGTGATAATATGTATATCACATTAAAGGAAGAAAAATAA
- a CDS encoding site-2 protease family protein translates to MIDFKNLLNLEYIIVLILSLVAFFISISFHEFAHGYIAYKLGDSTAKFSGRLTLNPVKHFDLYAILFFIVFRFGWAKGVPIDSRNFKNEKHGMVYSALAGPCTNVILAFIFLSVVRILVNVEFNSDITYNIAYYVVLFSWQMVQVNSMLAIFNLIPLPPLDGSKIFYAFLPDRLYFKILSYDRYMMIFSLILVYVGVLDKIVYTGVNNLISVLEKLVGVFL, encoded by the coding sequence GTGATAGATTTTAAAAATCTTCTTAATTTAGAGTATATAATTGTACTTATTTTATCATTGGTAGCGTTTTTTATATCCATATCGTTTCACGAATTTGCTCATGGATATATCGCATATAAATTGGGGGATTCTACTGCTAAATTCAGCGGAAGACTCACTCTTAACCCCGTTAAACACTTTGACCTTTATGCAATACTCTTTTTTATAGTATTCCGTTTCGGATGGGCAAAAGGTGTGCCTATTGATTCAAGAAACTTTAAAAATGAAAAGCACGGTATGGTTTATTCTGCACTTGCAGGGCCATGCACCAATGTTATTCTTGCCTTTATATTTTTAAGTGTTGTTCGCATATTGGTAAATGTGGAGTTTAACTCGGATATAACTTATAATATTGCTTATTATGTAGTGCTTTTTTCCTGGCAGATGGTTCAGGTTAATTCAATGCTTGCAATATTTAATCTTATACCTTTGCCGCCTCTTGACGGTTCAAAGATATTTTATGCGTTTCTGCCCGACAGACTGTATTTTAAAATACTTTCTTATGACAGATATATGATGATTTTTTCTTTGATATTGGTATATGTTGGAGTTCTTGATAAAATTGTTTATACGGGCGTTAATAATCTTATATCAGTCCTTGAGAAACTAGTAGGAGTATTTTTATAA
- a CDS encoding OadG family protein: protein MDKMGEGVVVLVIGMTIVFSVLILLWAILLGFEKIFYKAPVKKKEKSQAPVKKEEVLEVIETPYEDDLEIIAVITGAICNMTNSDASKFKIKSIKRISNWNK, encoded by the coding sequence ATGGATAAAATGGGCGAAGGCGTAGTTGTTTTAGTTATTGGTATGACAATCGTTTTCTCGGTTTTAATTCTTCTTTGGGCAATTCTTTTAGGCTTTGAAAAAATCTTTTATAAAGCACCTGTGAAGAAAAAAGAAAAATCACAGGCTCCTGTTAAGAAAGAAGAAGTTTTGGAAGTAATCGAAACCCCTTATGAAGACGATTTGGAAATTATTGCAGTAATTACTGGGGCAATATGTAATATGACAAACAGTGATGCGTCAAAATTTAAGATTAAATCAATTAAAAGAATCAGTAATTGGAATAAATAG
- a CDS encoding oxaloacetate decarboxylase subunit alpha: protein MSKVKITETILRDAHQSQIATRMTTDDILPIVEKLDKIGYHSLECWGGATFDSCLRFLNEDPWERLRKIKDKAPNTKLQMLFRGQNVLGYRHYADDVVEYFVQKSISNGIDILRIFDALNDVRNLQTAIKADQKEKGHVQATVCYTISPVHNIESFVKMGKELENMGANSICIKDMAGLLTPYTAYDLVKAMKEEIKIPLQLHTHYTSGVASMTYLKAIEAGIDVVDTAMSPFALGTSQPATEPIVATLQGTEYDTGIDLDKLSEITDYFSALREKALASGLLDPKVLKVDINTLKYQVPGGMLSNLVSQLKQAGKEDKFDEVLKEVPRVREELGYPPLVTPTSQIVGTQAVLNVISGERYKMISNETKGLVKGEYGKTPVEIKPEIIEKIIGGEERITCRPADKIAPELDKLREEAKQYMEQDEDVLSYALFDKVAVKFFEQRKAAKYKMDVAHMDNENKIHTV from the coding sequence ATGAGTAAAGTAAAAATTACCGAAACTATCCTAAGAGATGCTCATCAGTCTCAGATTGCTACAAGAATGACAACTGATGATATCTTACCGATAGTTGAAAAATTAGATAAAATCGGGTATCACTCTTTAGAATGTTGGGGAGGAGCAACATTTGACTCCTGCTTAAGATTCTTAAATGAAGACCCATGGGAAAGACTTAGAAAAATCAAAGATAAAGCACCTAACACAAAACTTCAGATGTTATTTAGAGGTCAGAACGTTTTAGGTTACAGACACTATGCAGATGATGTTGTTGAATACTTCGTGCAAAAATCAATTTCAAACGGTATTGATATCTTAAGAATATTTGATGCTTTAAATGATGTTAGAAATCTTCAGACAGCAATTAAAGCAGACCAGAAAGAAAAAGGTCATGTTCAGGCTACTGTATGTTATACAATAAGCCCTGTTCACAATATCGAATCATTTGTAAAAATGGGTAAAGAACTTGAAAATATGGGTGCAAATTCTATTTGTATCAAAGATATGGCAGGTCTTTTAACACCTTATACAGCATATGACCTTGTTAAAGCAATGAAAGAAGAAATTAAAATTCCTCTTCAGCTTCACACTCACTATACATCTGGTGTTGCTTCTATGACTTACTTAAAAGCAATCGAAGCAGGAATAGATGTTGTTGATACTGCTATGTCTCCATTTGCACTTGGTACAAGCCAGCCTGCAACAGAGCCAATAGTTGCTACACTTCAGGGAACAGAGTATGACACAGGAATAGACCTTGATAAATTATCAGAAATCACTGATTACTTCAGTGCATTAAGAGAAAAAGCATTAGCATCAGGTCTTCTTGACCCTAAAGTATTAAAAGTTGATATTAACACACTAAAATATCAGGTTCCTGGCGGAATGTTATCAAACCTTGTTTCTCAGCTTAAACAGGCAGGTAAAGAAGATAAGTTTGATGAAGTGTTAAAAGAAGTTCCAAGAGTAAGAGAAGAATTAGGATATCCGCCTTTAGTTACACCTACCAGCCAGATAGTTGGTACACAGGCAGTTTTAAATGTAATCAGTGGAGAAAGATATAAAATGATTTCCAATGAAACAAAAGGTCTTGTAAAAGGCGAATACGGTAAAACTCCTGTAGAAATCAAGCCTGAAATAATTGAAAAAATTATAGGCGGCGAAGAAAGAATTACTTGCAGACCTGCAGATAAAATCGCTCCTGAACTTGATAAACTAAGAGAAGAAGCAAAACAGTATATGGAACAGGATGAAGACGTTTTATCATATGCATTGTTTGATAAAGTAGCAGTTAAATTCTTTGAGCAGAGAAAAGCAGCCAAATATAAAATGGATGTTGCTCATATGGATAACGAAAATAAAATTCATACAGTATAA
- the ytfJ gene encoding GerW family sporulation protein: MAEHPIQGIMSTALQNIKEMVDVNTIVGTPVTTPDGTVIIPVSKVAFGFCAGGSEFGSPVVKEGGLQSNFGGGSGAGVSITPVAFLVVNGTNVRLISMSSASTATDKIVDMIPEILTKFKELIKKDKKEETIKFQSDFDKEFDVE; encoded by the coding sequence ATGGCAGAACATCCTATTCAGGGAATAATGAGTACAGCATTGCAGAATATTAAAGAAATGGTAGATGTTAACACAATTGTAGGAACACCTGTTACTACTCCTGACGGTACAGTTATAATTCCTGTATCAAAAGTTGCATTCGGTTTTTGCGCAGGGGGCAGTGAATTTGGCAGTCCTGTTGTTAAAGAAGGCGGTCTTCAGTCTAATTTCGGCGGAGGCAGCGGCGCAGGGGTTTCTATTACTCCTGTTGCATTTTTAGTGGTTAACGGAACAAATGTAAGATTGATTTCTATGTCATCAGCATCTACTGCTACCGATAAAATTGTAGATATGATTCCTGAAATTTTAACAAAATTTAAGGAACTAATCAAAAAAGACAAAAAAGAAGAAACTATTAAATTCCAGAGCGATTTTGATAAAGAATTTGATGTGGAATAA
- a CDS encoding biotin/lipoyl-binding protein produces MKNYIISVNGKSYDVTVEEVGAGVSSAPVMQSAPAVAPQAPKAAPQASAPANGTKVEAPMPGTILKLNVKVGDTVNEGQAIAVLEAMKMENDIPAPCAGKVVSVNVNVGGTVETGTVIAVIG; encoded by the coding sequence ATGAAAAATTATATAATCAGTGTTAACGGAAAATCATATGATGTTACAGTAGAAGAAGTAGGAGCAGGAGTATCTTCTGCACCTGTTATGCAGTCTGCACCAGCAGTTGCTCCTCAGGCACCTAAAGCTGCGCCTCAGGCAAGTGCACCAGCAAACGGAACAAAAGTTGAAGCTCCAATGCCTGGTACAATCTTAAAATTAAATGTTAAAGTTGGCGATACAGTAAATGAAGGACAGGCTATTGCAGTTTTAGAAGCAATGAAAATGGAAAATGATATCCCTGCACCATGCGCAGGTAAAGTTGTATCTGTTAATGTTAATGTTGGTGGAACAGTTGAAACCGGAACTGTTATTGCTGTTATCGGTTAA
- a CDS encoding D-alanyl-D-alanine carboxypeptidase, with protein sequence MIKRNIIFTLIFLFATFTCYGADSISAKSYVVMEQSLNKVLMAKNENVRMKPASTTKILTAICALEEGNLSDMVTASYLASSQEGSSIYLKKGDKLSLENMVYGLMLNSGNDAAVAISEHIKGNVEKFASLMNKKAKEIGAKNSNFTNPNGLDHPDHYVTAYDLALITSYALNCEKFSEIVKTKTKVINGENGFKRFLTNHNRMLNQYEGCIGVKTGFTKKSGRTLVTAAERDGIKLVVVTLNAPDDWRDHEKLLNEGFLRVKKERIIEKDSIAGYSFVKDAYVDKVDVRFKEDFYGVLIDGKNEYIVECKFDKLKAPIKTGDKAGEAVVKINNKEIYKCDLVASKEIERTKKATYIEYLKKVFRVW encoded by the coding sequence ATGATAAAAAGGAATATTATTTTTACTTTGATATTTTTATTTGCAACCTTTACATGCTACGGAGCAGATTCAATTTCTGCAAAATCGTATGTTGTTATGGAGCAGTCTTTGAATAAAGTTTTAATGGCGAAAAATGAAAATGTAAGAATGAAACCTGCAAGTACAACAAAGATTCTTACTGCTATTTGTGCGCTTGAGGAAGGGAATCTTTCGGATATGGTAACTGCATCATATCTTGCAAGCAGTCAGGAAGGCTCATCAATATATTTAAAAAAAGGGGATAAACTCTCTTTGGAAAATATGGTGTATGGGCTTATGCTAAATTCGGGGAATGACGCAGCAGTTGCAATTTCTGAACATATAAAAGGAAATGTAGAGAAATTTGCATCTTTAATGAATAAAAAAGCAAAAGAAATCGGTGCAAAAAATTCTAATTTTACAAACCCCAATGGGTTAGACCACCCTGACCATTATGTAACAGCATATGACCTTGCTCTTATAACTTCATATGCCCTAAATTGCGAAAAATTTTCTGAAATTGTAAAAACTAAAACAAAGGTCATAAACGGAGAAAACGGTTTTAAAAGATTTTTAACAAATCATAACAGAATGTTAAATCAGTATGAGGGGTGTATAGGTGTTAAAACAGGGTTTACAAAAAAATCAGGAAGAACGCTTGTTACAGCGGCAGAAAGAGATGGTATAAAACTTGTTGTTGTTACTCTTAATGCGCCTGACGACTGGAGAGATCACGAAAAACTTTTAAACGAGGGGTTCTTAAGGGTAAAAAAAGAAAGAATAATAGAAAAAGACAGTATTGCAGGATACTCATTTGTAAAAGATGCATATGTAGATAAAGTTGATGTGCGTTTTAAAGAAGATTTTTACGGAGTGCTTATTGACGGTAAGAATGAATATATTGTAGAATGTAAATTTGATAAATTAAAAGCACCCATAAAAACGGGGGATAAAGCAGGGGAAGCAGTTGTTAAAATAAATAATAAAGAAATATATAAATGCGACCTTGTTGCTTCAAAAGAAATTGAAAGAACAAAAAAGGCGACATATATTGAATATTTAAAAAAGGTGTTTAGGGTATGGTAA
- a CDS encoding N-acetylmuramoyl-L-alanine amidase — protein sequence MKKKNIIALILFVFFLVNIIAIIIPVFVRAEDNIKVKYNNKIIKSDVAPIIHNDRVLVPVRMIFEAIEADIEWNAKTRVVTIINGEDTIKFTIDSDIAYVNKTKHKLDTVAKIISDRTFVPLRFIAENSGLQVDWSDKERTVYLKDKEDEEKEEVKKNYLLDISVKDDEITLTFKNEDITFNSFSLSEPLRLVVDIDNCIRDTKKEPEIDSDFYKTLRYAQFSNDPIVVRLVAELNEKVEYDFKVKDNKLTVKFYEKGEKPSDDEDEEDIEDEEIIYKEPVYNKKYPTVVLDPGHGGSDPGALGEVDGEIILKEKDVNLKIALKVYKILKEEKINVYMTRGKDVYLSLLERCEYANKKNADLFVSVHNNATENPETSGTMVMYAYDTKKEGYDISGEEFAKIMQKHLVKATDAKDFGPRKNASLYVVKNTTMPAVITESLFITNEEDREKLMDNKYINDIAKAIANGIIEVLDI from the coding sequence ATGAAAAAGAAAAATATTATAGCCCTTATTTTATTTGTATTTTTTTTAGTAAATATAATTGCAATAATAATTCCTGTTTTTGTAAGAGCAGAGGATAACATTAAAGTTAAATATAATAATAAAATTATAAAATCTGATGTAGCACCTATAATACATAATGACAGGGTTTTAGTTCCTGTAAGAATGATATTTGAAGCCATAGAGGCAGATATCGAGTGGAACGCTAAAACAAGAGTAGTTACTATAATAAACGGCGAAGATACTATTAAATTTACTATTGACAGCGATATTGCATATGTAAATAAAACAAAGCATAAACTTGACACTGTTGCAAAAATTATTTCAGACAGAACTTTTGTTCCTCTAAGATTTATAGCAGAAAACAGTGGTCTTCAAGTTGACTGGTCAGATAAGGAAAGAACAGTTTATCTTAAAGATAAAGAAGATGAAGAAAAAGAAGAAGTTAAGAAAAATTATCTTTTAGATATATCTGTAAAAGATGATGAAATTACTTTAACCTTTAAAAATGAAGATATAACATTTAATTCTTTTTCTTTATCAGAGCCTTTAAGACTTGTAGTAGATATAGATAACTGTATAAGAGATACAAAAAAAGAGCCTGAAATTGATAGCGATTTTTATAAAACTTTAAGATATGCTCAGTTTTCTAACGATCCTATCGTTGTCCGTTTAGTTGCAGAACTTAATGAAAAGGTTGAATATGATTTTAAGGTAAAAGACAATAAACTTACAGTTAAATTCTACGAAAAAGGCGAAAAACCGTCCGATGATGAAGATGAAGAAGATATAGAAGATGAAGAAATAATATATAAAGAGCCAGTCTATAATAAAAAATATCCTACCGTTGTATTAGACCCTGGCCATGGTGGTTCTGACCCTGGAGCGTTAGGGGAAGTAGATGGCGAAATTATATTAAAAGAAAAAGATGTTAATTTAAAAATTGCCTTAAAGGTTTATAAAATTTTAAAAGAAGAAAAAATAAATGTGTATATGACAAGGGGAAAAGATGTGTATCTGTCCTTATTAGAAAGATGTGAGTATGCAAACAAAAAAAATGCCGACTTATTTGTAAGTGTGCATAATAACGCTACTGAAAACCCAGAAACAAGTGGTACTATGGTAATGTATGCATATGATACTAAAAAAGAAGGATATGATATATCGGGTGAAGAGTTTGCAAAAATTATGCAAAAACATCTTGTAAAAGCAACCGATGCAAAAGATTTCGGCCCAAGAAAAAATGCATCTTTATATGTTGTAAAAAATACTACTATGCCTGCTGTTATAACCGAGTCGCTTTTTATAACCAATGAAGAAGACAGGGAAAAACTTATGGATAATAAATATATAAATGATATAGCAAAAGCAATAGCAAACGGTATTATTGAAGTTTTAGATATATAA